GGCGATGTCCAATCCTTTATTGGACACCAAGCGCCCTTCATTGAAGGGATACTCATCCGGGTGACGGAGAGCGACGAACTCATAGTCCTGCTCGAACTCGGGGAAGGGAAGCGTCGCCGCCCATCGGACCGTCTCCAGGGCTGCTTCGCGCGCCCATTTCAGTTGCTCGGCCAGAGGAGCCAGCTCTCGTTTTGCGGGGACTCGATAAAAGCCGCCGACGCGAACGTTGATTGGATGGATTTCTCGACCACCAAGAAGCGCCACGATTTCGTTTCCCACCTTTTTCAACTGGAGGCCGCGCTGAACGATACCAGGATGATCTTTAGCCATCTGTATGGCATCGGCATAGCCGAGGAAATCAGGGGCGTGAAGCAGGTAGACGTGCAGCGCGTGACTCTCGATCCACTCGCCGCAATAGATGAGCCGTCGTAGCACACGGAGCTGCCCGTCCACTTTGATCCCAAACGCATCCTCGCTGGCGTGGACGGCGCTCATCGGGTAGGCGAGGGGGCAGATGCCGCAGATGCGTGCGGTGATGTCGGGCGCTTCGGCGTAGGAGCGACCGCGCAAGAACGCCTCGAAGAAGCGCGGCGGCTCGAAAATCTTCAACTTGACATCTCGAAGCTCACCATCCTTGATTTTGACGTACAACCCGCCCTCACCTTCCACGCGGGCGAGATAATCCACTTTAATCGTTCTCGTCGCCATACCCTCCGTCCTTTCAGCGAACCGGCGGATGGGGAGAGCTGACGGATCCAACCATGTCGAGCTGGTAACAGACCGCCCGCCCCAACCCATCCGTCAGCGAAAGCGATTTCACACTTTCTCGTGCGCTTCGCTCTCTTTGCGAAACGGTTCGGCATAGGCGTTGAAGCCGCGAAATGCTCGCACGATGTCTTGTTCCCTCACGCCCAGGC
This region of Blastocatellia bacterium genomic DNA includes:
- a CDS encoding nickel-dependent hydrogenase large subunit, with the translated sequence MATRTIKVDYLARVEGEGGLYVKIKDGELRDVKLKIFEPPRFFEAFLRGRSYAEAPDITARICGICPLAYPMSAVHASEDAFGIKVDGQLRVLRRLIYCGEWIESHALHVYLLHAPDFLGYADAIQMAKDHPGIVQRGLQLKKVGNEIVALLGGREIHPINVRVGGFYRVPAKRELAPLAEQLKWAREAALETVRWAATLPFPEFEQDYEFVALRHPDEYPFNEGRLVSNKGLDIA